GACTATCGATGCGGCCCCGAATATAGACGAGTTTCTCCAGCCACAGTACCTTGAGGAGTGCGGGGCCGACGATTTTGACATCTTCATTAAGGAAAAGGTCGACCCGGTCTTCCCCGTAGGTATGTCTTATGAGGAGTGGAAGAAAAAAGCCTACGAGCTGGAGGGCAAAAAGGCCTGAGACCATTTATGAAAAAGATGCTTGCCGCTACTGCAGCGGCTGTCCTTCTGTTGTTTACCTTTTTCACTGTATTCCCGCAGCGGGAAGAAAGCGGCGGGAAGGTCAAAATCGGAACTCCTGACGACACAGGAGGCATGATTATACACTATCTTATAAACGAAAAAGGATTTCAAGGCGCCGAGGCGCGGGATGATTTTGAAATTTACCCGGTTAAGGACTGCTGTTCGAGTACTTCCCAGTGGGCCTTAAGCACCGGCCAGTACAACCTTGCCGTCATGTGCCCGGATGCGGCCGCAAGCCTTATTGAAAAAGACGGGCGGTTTGAAATCGCCGGACCGTGCCTGGCCAATTCGGACATTGTGGTGGTAAAGCCCGGGCTGACTCCCAGAAAAATTGGAGTGGCCCGGAACCGCTCTCACCAGGCGCAGATTGCGGCTGATATTTTCGGTAAGGGTTGTGCCGCCGTACCGATGCTGCCGTCTGCTCTTCCCTGCGCCTATGAAAAAAGCGCGGTTGACGGCGTTGTCGTGGATGCCTTGAGAGGCATCAGCATGGAAGGGGAAAAGTTGTCGGCGGGAGGTGCCACAGGCCATGTGACCTACGTGCTGGTTGTAAGCAAGAGGTTTAAAGAAGACCCGCGCTACCGGGAATTCATCAGCTTGTTTCGTGAATCAGTTGACGAGTTAAACAACCCGGATATTTTAAGAAAAGAGATTGGGAGATATAAGAATATTGAACTTTCCCAAGAGGAGATAGAAACATGGAACCGGTTGGGGATAAGGTACATATTTACAACTCCAGAAATGTGAGAGTAATGCGCGAGAGAATCATCGGAGCATTTGGCCGCAAACAGGCATTGTACCGCATGATTTCTGTCGCGGCAATTTTTGGAGCGTGGCAACTGGCAGCCAACCATTACCACAGCAATTTTTTAATGCCGTCTCCATGGAAGACAATGGTCACATTCATTTCCGTGGTGCATGACCCGGAAGTTGTTAAAAACCTCCTGATAACTTTAAAGAGGGTTTTGACTGGCTTTCTTTACGCTCTGATGATAGGCGTCCCGTTAGGTTTCCTGATGGGCTATTCGAAGGCCGTAATGAATATTTTAGACCCTCTTATCGACTCGGTCAGGCAGGTCCCGATCATGGCCTGGGTGCCGCTTACCATAGTCTGGTTCGGCCTCGGCGACGGGCCTACGGTATTTTTAATAGCCTTTGCCGGAGTCTTCCCGGTTATCCTCAACACCATTGCCGGAGTGCAGAACATCCCAAAAGATTATTACAACGCTGCCCGCAGCATGGGGGCCGGCCCGTGGAGCATATTCGTAAACGTGATTGTTCCCGGCTCCCTGCCGGATATTCTCACCGGGGGCAGGATTGCCGTGGGCCTGGGCTGGATGTCTGTCATATGAGCGGAGTTTAT
The window above is part of the Pelotomaculum thermopropionicum SI genome. Proteins encoded here:
- a CDS encoding hypothetical membrane protein, encoding MKKMLAATAAAVLLLFTFFTVFPQREESGGKVKIGTPDDTGGMIIHYLINEKGFQGAEARDDFEIYPVKDCCSSTSQWALSTGQYNLAVMCPDAAASLIEKDGRFEIAGPCLANSDIVVVKPGLTPRKIGVARNRSHQAQIAADIFGKGCAAVPMLPSALPCAYEKSAVDGVVVDALRGISMEGEKLSAGGATGHVTYVLVVSKRFKEDPRYREFISLFRESVDELNNPDILRKEIGRYKNIELSQEEIETWNRLGIRYIFTTPEM
- the TauC gene encoding ABC-type nitrate/sulfonate/bicarbonate transport system, permease component — encoded protein: MEPVGDKVHIYNSRNVRVMRERIIGAFGRKQALYRMISVAAIFGAWQLAANHYHSNFLMPSPWKTMVTFISVVHDPEVVKNLLITLKRVLTGFLYALMIGVPLGFLMGYSKAVMNILDPLIDSVRQVPIMAWVPLTIVWFGLGDGPTVFLIAFAGVFPVILNTIAGVQNIPKDYYNAARSMGAGPWSIFVNVIVPGSLPDILTGGRIAVGLGWMSVI